In Haliotis asinina isolate JCU_RB_2024 chromosome 15, JCU_Hal_asi_v2, whole genome shotgun sequence, one DNA window encodes the following:
- the LOC137265150 gene encoding endoplasmic reticulum-Golgi intermediate compartment protein 1-like — protein sequence MQFDIRRLDLYRKIPKDLTQPTSTGALISVCSVLFISFLFCSELLLFINTEVISELSVEDPVQHSEKIPVFINISLYKMECQYIGLDIQDDMGRHEVGFKDNTQKFPLGANGEGCRFESFFLINKIPGNFHVSTHSSAAQPQNPDMNHRVHKLRFGMEMEEGKTVKGSFNSLEEVDKTKANPLSTHDYILRVVPTVYEDIGGTPRYPYQYTFSYRDIVQYHHGGAAVPAIWFRYDLSPITVRYKEKRKPFYTFLTTVCAIVGGTFTVAGIIDSLIFTAYEIFRKAELGKLS from the exons ATGCAGTTCGACATCAGGCG GTTGGACCTGTATCGGAAGATTCCGAAGGACCTGACCCAGCCCACCTCGACAGGTGCTCTCATCTCTGTGTGTTCCGTCCTCTTCATATCCTTCCTGTTCTGCTCCGAGCTGCTGCTCTTCATCAACACAGAGGT TATCAGCGAGCTGAGTGTTGAGGACCCTGTCCAGCACTCTGAGAAGATCCCAGTATTCATCAACATTTCCCTCTATAAGATGGAGTGCCAGT ATATTGGGTTGGACATTCAAGATGACATGGGGCGTCATGAGGTTGGCTTCAAGGACAACACACAAAAATTTCCCTTAGGTGCTAATGGTGAGGGCTGCAGGTTCGAGTCCTTCTTCCTCATCAATAAG ATCCCAGGCAACTTCCATGTCTCCACCCACTCTTCAGCTGCCCAGCCCCAGAACCCAGACATGAACCACCGGGTGCACAAACTCCGGTTCGGGATGGAGATGGAGGAAGGCAAG ACAGTAAAGGGCTCTTTCAACTCATTGGAAGAAGTTGACAAGACTAAAGCTAATC CTTTATCAACCCACGATTACATCTTGAGAGTGGTGCCCACTGTTTATGAAGATATAGGAGGCACTCCCAGATACCCTTACCAATATACTTTTTCCTATAGG GATATAGTACAGTATCATCATGGTGGAGCAGCAGTTCCAGCCATCTGGTTCCGGTACGACCTTAGCCCCATCACTGTCCGATACAAGGAGAAGCGCAAGCCTTTCTATACCTTCCTGACAACA GTATGTGCCATTGTTGGAGGAACATTTACAGTTGCTGGAATTATAGACTCATTAATTTTTACTGCTTATGAAATTTTCCGAAAGGCTGAGCTTGGCAAACTGAGCTGA
- the LOC137265142 gene encoding uncharacterized protein encodes MGRKDKSVVTYGRHRNRVVATDVWSSDEDKRKHVFSFSSGGSLNLSSADSDVSIFDLSKKEPVTKKKISAKNTKNTKNTKNSITSKTKGINKENRYKKNGGNKKGKKFAVFSETEKDSCSSTGGESLVFSAKAVNHRVLRDRNGLTDSSMSTASPAVRQQTRKHRQNTTKNKKDDLSYNFSEFDDYSLVVMSGTPQSANKKHPNKALTSGIETSTPFRDAKKNSHIEKEIKDADISLIDLVEDSPFVSDHHSYQGSPHSMSDMTGVTSSYGASPSLAVSGNGAKRTVTDNLSVDKNMKKLKDDGVKLLQDSIQNMHICERSRRHVDQDDVSTTSTQVSFQQSQSLFDSPMESWSSHLSRNVSDSSRQISPYSCVVRLQKMRDSLLRSQLGDSSLSPLRTNVHNTRSSSKEPGVVFSGRRLRSQDVDLPSENSCSKEDFDLVEEEEEEEVSIEYSTGEEEGEEDLSDIYEDEEDEDDVSSDDDGIDETKYSLTDNVVSGVWTGEMVSGNLSEVKEMELSVGSQQGLQKSVYYSAESDGSFYRTAEGSSAVQQDRPLNDKMKNKHLEKTFDDGNMSRSFVEMLTPNKKSRSSPPLSPRRKLFQMCEQKGPVTFQDVIPDNMMKKMVKIGEGVYGEVFRAHRCGNSVAIKIIPIEGDFEVNDEPQKTFSEILPEVVISTELSGLHIQGRNTTPNFCRVNSVACVQGCYPEQLLAQWDIYNKKRKSENDRPDIFDENQLFILFEFADGGSDLESFQFANPWQAKSVLQQVCVSLAVAEEQLEFEHRDLHIGNVLVRNYSGDNNIAYRLADGVVETESHGVMVSIIDFTLSRLRKDGCTVFCDLSKDDSLFEGTGDYQFDIYRNMKEENKNEWEPFNPHSNILWLHYLVDKLLKQKRYKRNNREDREAMRYLRQIQAEALQYTSSKHLVLESHLFQT; translated from the exons ATGGGACGGAAGGACAAGTCAGTAGTGACATATGGCCGTCACAGGAACCGTGTTGTAGCCACAGATGTCTGGAGCTCTGATGAAGACAAGAGGAAGcatgtgtttagtttcagctcAGGGGGTTCCCTCAATCTGTCCTCTGCTGACAGTGATGTGTCCATATTTGATTTGTCAAAGAAAGAACCAGTGACCAAAAAGAAAATCTC AGCCAAGAATACCAAGAACACCAAGAACACCAAGAACTCCATCACCTCCAAAACAAAGGGGATAAATAAAGAGAACCGTTACAAGAAAAATGGTGGAAATAAAAAGGGGAAAAAATTTGCTGTTTTCTCAGAAACAGAAAAG GACAGTTGTTCAAGCACAGGAGGAGAAAGTTTAGTGTTTTCAGCCAAGGCTGTGAATCACAGGGTTCTGAGGGACAGGAATGGTCTCACAGATTCTTCCATGTCCACAGCTAGTCCTGCTGTCAGACAACAAACTCGGAAACACAGgcaaaacacaacaaagaaTAAGAAAGATGATCTTTCTTACAACTTCAGCGAGTTTGATGATTACAGTCTTGTTGTTATGTCTGGAACACCACAAAGTGCGAATAAGAAGCACCCTAACAAAGCCTTGACTTCTGGCATTGAGACAAGCACTCCTTTCCGAGATGCCAAGAAGAACAGTCACATAGAGAAGGAGATAAAGGATGCTGATATATCTCTTATTGACCTTGTCGAAGACAGTCCTTTTGTGTCTGATCATCACAGTTATCAAGGCTCGCCACATTCAATGTCTGATATGACGGGTGTAACTTCCAGCTATGGTGCCAGCCCATCTTTGGCTGTGTCTGGGAATGGTGCCAAGAGGACAGTGACAGATAATCTTTCTGTTGATAAAAACATGAAGAAGTTGAAGGATGATGGGGTGAAACTGCTGCAGGATAGTATTCAGAACATGCACATTTGCGAGCGTTCACGGCGCCATGTTGACCAGGACGATGTTAGCACGACCTCGACTCAGGTCTCATTCCAGCAGTCGCAGAGTCTGTTTGACAGCCCCATGGAGTCATGGTCGTCGCATCTCTCAAGAAACGTGTCAGACTCTAGTCGACAGATTAGTCCCTACAGTTGCGTGGTGCGGCTGCAAAAAATGCGAGATAGCCTGCTACGGTCACAGCTAGGTGACAGCAGTTTATCACCATTAAGAACAAATGTACACAACACACGTTCATCATCAAAAGAACCTGGAGTTGTGTTTAGTGGTAGAAGGTTAAGGTCACAAGATGTGGATTTACCAAGTGAAAATTCCTGCTCTAAGGAGGATTTTGACTTGGTtgaggaagaagaagaggaggaagTTAGTATTGAGTACTCTACAGGAGAGGAAGAGGGGGAGGAGGATCTCAGTGATATTTATGAGgatgaagaagatgaagatgatgtCAGTTCAGATGATGACGGGATTGATGAGACAAAATATTCTCTTACGGATAATGTAGTAAGCGGTGTTTGGACGGGAGAGATGGTGTCAGGGAACTTGTCAGAGGTAAAGGAGATGGAGCTGTCTGTGGGATCTCAGCAAGGATTACAGAAGTCAGTGTATTATTCTGCTGAGTCAGATGGCTCTTTCTACAGAACTGCAGAGGGATCGAGTGCTGTGCAACAAGACAGGCCATTAAACGACAAGATGAAGAACAAGCATCTAGAGAAGACATTTGATGATGGAAACATGTCAAGGTCGTTTGTG GAGATGCTGACGCCCAACAAGAAGTCACGATCATCCCCTCCACTGTCGCCAAGACGAAAACTCTTCCAGATGTGTGAACAGAAGGGGCCTGTAACATTCCAGGATGTCATCCCTGACAA CATGATGAAGAAGATGGTGAAGATTGGTGAGGGGGTGTATGGTGAAGTCTTCCGAGCTCACCGCTGTGGGAACTCAGTCGCCATCAAG ATTATTCCAATAGAAGGCGACTTTGAGGTGAATGACGAACCACAGAAAACATTCTCAGAGATTCTGCCGGAAGTTGTTATCTCGAC AGAACTTAGCGGCCTCCATATCCAGGGCAGGAATACCACACCCAACTTCTGTCGGGTCAACAG TGTGGCGTGTGTACAAGGCTGCTACCCTGAGCAGCTGCTAGCCCAGTGGGATATCTACAACAAGAAAAGGAAATCAGAAAATGATCGACCAG ATATATTTGATGAAAATCAGCTGTTTATCTTGTTTGAGTTTGCTGATGGGGGCTCTGACCTTGAGTCTTTTCAG TTTGCCAACCCATGGCAAGCCAAGAGCGTTCTCCAGCAGGTCTGTGTATCTCTGGCCGTGGCAGAGGAACAGTTAGAATTTGAGCATCGTGAtcttcacatcggcaatgtcctCGTACGAAACTACAGCGGTGATAACAACATTGCTTACCGTCTTGCTGATGGCGTCGTTGAGACTGAAAGCCATGGTGTCATGGTCAGCATCATTGACTTCACGTTGTCTCGACTCAGGAAGG ACGGCTGTACTGTGTTCTGTGACTTATCGAAGGATGACAGCTTGTTCGAAGGCACAGGGGATTACCAGTTTGATATCTACCGGAACATGAAGGAAGAAAACAA GAATGAGTGGGAACCATTCAACCCTCACTCCAACATCCTTTGGCTCCACTACTTGGTTGACAAACTCCTTAAACAAAAAAGATACAAGCGTAACAATCGGGAAGATCGGGAAGCAATGCGGTACTTGCGGCAGATCCAGGCCGAGGCTCTTCAGTACACAAGCTCAAAACATCTTGTATTGGAGAGCCACTTGTTCCAGACATGA
- the LOC137265154 gene encoding C-signal-like, whose translation MAAVSLVQGASRGIGLQFCRTLLARGPDSVVIATCRQPESAPDLQKLSQQYPKQLCIHQLDITREGDIEKTSHMIAEETDRLDLLINSAGMLHPSGRGETSLKDVSSEGLSVTMMTNALGPTLMAKYFSPLLAKGAGVFGVQAAEPKARHSAVLVNMSAKVGSITDNGLGGWYSYRMSKAALNMATKNLSIELGRGRKKVICVALHPGTVDTDLSRPYHKGVPNLFTVEYSVNCLMNVITSLTLKDSGKYLTYDHTELPF comes from the exons ATGGCAGCTGTATCACTAGTCCAAGGTGCTAGTCGTGGAATCGGACTGCAGTTCTGTCGTACCTTGCTTGCACGTGGTCCAGACTCTGTTGTCATAGCAACATGTCGCCAACCAGAATCTGCACCAGATCTTCAAAAACTTTCCCAACAATATCCGAAGCAGCTCTGCATCCACCAGCTAGACATTACACGTGAAGGTGATATAGAGAAAACATCACACATGATTGCTGAAGAAACAGACAGACTGGATCTTCTCATCAACTCCGCAGGTATGCTGCATCCGTCTGGACGTGGAGAAACAAGTCTCAAGGATGTATCCTCAGAG GGGCTGTCAGTAACAATGATGACTAATGCTTTGGGTCCAACCCTGATGGCCAAGTACTTCAGTCCGCTCCTTGCCAAGGGGGCTGGTGTGTTTGGGGTGCAAGCAGCAGAGCCTAAAGCCAGACACTCAGCCGTCCTGGTCAACATGTCAGCCAAGGTGGGATCCATAACCGATAATG GACTCGGAGGCTGGTACAGCTATCGGATGTCTAAAGCTGCCCTCAACATGGCCACCAAGAATCTCAGCATTGAACTTGGCAGAGGTCGCAAGAAAGTTATCTGTGTGGCGTTGCACCCAGGGACAGTGGATACAGACTTGTCCCGTCCGTACCACAAGGGTGTCCCGAACTTGTTCACCGTGGAATACTCAGTGAACTGCCTCATGAATGTCATAACTAGTCTCACACTGAAGGACTCAGGGAAATACCTCACTTATGATCATACAGAGTTGCCGTtttga